The Mycolicibacterium aichiense region GTCGACCGCGGCGACCGCCACCGCGCCGTAATGCTCGACGACCTCGCGCTTGGCGATGTTGCCGCCCGGCATCCGGACCTGATCGACTCGCAGGGCGAGAATGTTTCCGCGATAAGCGGTTTCAGAGGAGACGGTCTCGAAGTCGTGGTCAGCCACGGGCTGAATGCTCTGGAACCTGCTCGGCCAGCGGCTGGGCCGCCCCTTCCGGGTGTTCCTTGCCGTTGGAGTGCTGCTCCGGGATCTCCAGCGACAGCCGCTCGCCCGCCTTGTAGTCGATGGCCGCCCCGATGAACGAAACGAACAGCGGATGCGGCCGGGTCGGCCGGCTCTTGAGCTCCGGATGGGCCTGCGTTCCGACCAGGAACGGATGAATATCGCGCGGGTATTCGACGAACTCGACCAAATGACCGTCCGGTGAGGTGCCGGAGAACTGCAGACCGCTCTGCGCGATCCGGTCGCGGTAGGAGTTGTTGACCTCGTAGCGGTGGCGGTGGCGCTCCGACACGTGCGTCGAGTCGTATGCCTCGGCGACGATCGAACCGGCTTCCAGCGTGGCGGGGTAGGCACCCAACCGCATGGTCCCGCCCAGGTCGGCCTCACCGGCGACGGCCTCACGCTGGTCAGCCATCGTGGAGATCACCGGATCCGGTGTGCCCGGTTCGAATTCGGCCGAGTTGGCTTCGGCCAGCCCCACCGACCGGGCCGCCTCGATCACGATGCACTGCAACCCCAGGCACAGGCCCAGCACCGGTAGCCCACGGTGGCGGGCGTGCCGGATCGCACCGATCTTGCCCTCGATGCCGCGGATGCCGAACCCGCCGGGAATCAGCACGCCGTGCACGTCATCCAGTGCAACAGCCGCTCCGTTGTCGGTCTCACAATCATCGGAGGCGACCCAGCGCATCTCGACTTTGGCGCGGTGTGCGAACCCGCCGGCGCGCAGTGCCTCGGCCACTGACAGATAGGCGTCCGAGAGGTCGACGTACTTGCCCACCAACGCGATTCGGACGGTCTCCTTGGGCTCGTGGACTCGGCGCAGCAGGTCGTTCCACTGCGTCCAGTCGACATCGCGGAACGGCAGATTCAGCCTGCGCACCACATAGGCGTCGAGTTCCTCGCGGTGCAACACCTTGGGAATGTCATAGATCGACGGCGCATCGGGCGTCGAGATGACCCCGTCGATGTCGACGTCACACATCAGCGCGATCTTGTTCTTCAGCGGCTCGGGCACGTCCCTGTCGCAGCGCAGGATCAGCGCGTCGGGGCTGATACCGATGCTGCGCAGCGCGGCCACCGAGTGCTGGGTGGGTTTGGTCTTCAGCTCGCCCGACGGCGCCAGGTAGGGCACCAGCGAGACATGCAGGAAAAAGCAGTTCTCCCGGCCGACTTCGTGGCGGACCTGGCGCGCAGCCTCCAGGAACGGCAGCGACTCGATGTCACCGACGGTGCCGCCGATCTCGGTGATCACCACGTCGGGCCGGTTGCCGGACGCATCGGGCTCGGCCATCGCCAGGATGCGGCCCTTGATCTCGTCGGTGATGTGCGGGATCACCTGCACGGTGTCGCCGAGATACTCGCCGCGGCGCTCCTTGGCGATCACCGACGAATACACCTGCCCGGTGGTCACATTGGCCGATCCGGACAGGTTGCGGTCCAGGAAGCGCTCGTAGTGCCCGACGTCGAGGTCGGTCTCGGCGCCGTCCTCGGTGACGAACACCTCGCCGTGCTGGAACGGGTTCATCGTTCCCGGGTCGACGTTCAGATAGGGGTCTAGCTTCTGCATCGTCACCTGCAGACCGCGCGCGGTCAGCAACTGACCGAGACTGCTGGCGGTCAGGCCCTTACCGAGGGACGAGACAACTCCACCGCTGACGAAGATGTGTTTGGTGGCGGTCTGCGGGTGCTTGCGCAGTGGGGGCAAGAGCAACCTCCGTGACGTCGGGCAGGGGATCGCTGGGAACTGCCTGGGGCCTGCCTACCCACGGAATCTCACCCTAACACCGACGCCGACAACCCGGCGCTAACACGCCAGTGGCCTTCGTTACCTCTGTGTTGCCCGGCGTCTACTGCGGGACGGTGAGCGACGCCGCGCCCGGCCCGATGCCGAACTTCCCCGACGGCGCCCCGTTGACCAGGTTCTGCAACGCCAGGACGGTGGTGATGCGGCCGGCCTCAGAACTGATGTCGTCGACTGTGGTCACGTCGGCTGCCATCCCGGCATCAGCGCGCGTCACCGCGACAGCCGCGGTTCCGGTGGCTGAACCGTCCCGGCCTGCGAGCACCGTTCCCGACCCGTGCGGGGCCATCCCCGCGGCGAACCGGGCAACCGTGGAGCCCTGGTTGCCCGCGTCGTCGCCCAGCGCTCCGCCGGTCACGACGACCGCGGTGTTGGCCGCGGCCAGGCGGTCGCCCTGGTAGGTCAGAAAACCGGTGTCACGCAGCGCGGCCAGCACGGTGTCGCGTTGGGTGTCGTCGGCCGGTCGGATGGCGGGGTCGCGGTTGATCAGCAGTGCGATGCCGAGCAGGTCGCCGGCCTGCGAACCTTGGTCGACCAGCGTGGTGCTCAGCTGTGCGCCGGCCGGAACGATCGAGGAGTTGACCACCGAACGCAGCTTCTCCGCGGAGTTGGCGTCGACGAACTGCTGCGTCAGCGCGACCGTGCCGGTCACAGTTCCGCCGGCCTGACCGATCAGCCGGCTTGTCGCGGCCACGTCGTCGTCGTTGGCGTCTGGGGTGCGAAACAGCACCACCGCCTTGCCGGCCAACGCGTCCTTGACGATTCGGCTCGACATCTGTTTATCGAAATCATCAGCAGCGCTGAGCTTTTCGTTCAACGCATTGCGTTGATCGGTCAGCGAGGTGATCTGCTTGTTGAGGTCCTGCTTCTCGTCGCGCAATCCGGACAGCAACGTATCGGACAGCACGCCG contains the following coding sequences:
- a CDS encoding copper transporter, which encodes MISLRHHAISLAAVFLALAVGVFLGSGVLSDTLLSGLRDEKQDLNKQITSLTDQRNALNEKLSAADDFDKQMSSRIVKDALAGKAVVLFRTPDANDDDVAATSRLIGQAGGTVTGTVALTQQFVDANSAEKLRSVVNSSIVPAGAQLSTTLVDQGSQAGDLLGIALLINRDPAIRPADDTQRDTVLAALRDTGFLTYQGDRLAAANTAVVVTGGALGDDAGNQGSTVARFAAGMAPHGSGTVLAGRDGSATGTAAVAVTRADAGMAADVTTVDDISSEAGRITTVLALQNLVNGAPSGKFGIGPGAASLTVPQ
- a CDS encoding CTP synthase, yielding MPPLRKHPQTATKHIFVSGGVVSSLGKGLTASSLGQLLTARGLQVTMQKLDPYLNVDPGTMNPFQHGEVFVTEDGAETDLDVGHYERFLDRNLSGSANVTTGQVYSSVIAKERRGEYLGDTVQVIPHITDEIKGRILAMAEPDASGNRPDVVITEIGGTVGDIESLPFLEAARQVRHEVGRENCFFLHVSLVPYLAPSGELKTKPTQHSVAALRSIGISPDALILRCDRDVPEPLKNKIALMCDVDIDGVISTPDAPSIYDIPKVLHREELDAYVVRRLNLPFRDVDWTQWNDLLRRVHEPKETVRIALVGKYVDLSDAYLSVAEALRAGGFAHRAKVEMRWVASDDCETDNGAAVALDDVHGVLIPGGFGIRGIEGKIGAIRHARHRGLPVLGLCLGLQCIVIEAARSVGLAEANSAEFEPGTPDPVISTMADQREAVAGEADLGGTMRLGAYPATLEAGSIVAEAYDSTHVSERHRHRYEVNNSYRDRIAQSGLQFSGTSPDGHLVEFVEYPRDIHPFLVGTQAHPELKSRPTRPHPLFVSFIGAAIDYKAGERLSLEIPEQHSNGKEHPEGAAQPLAEQVPEHSARG